In a genomic window of Papilio machaon chromosome 4, ilPapMach1.1, whole genome shotgun sequence:
- the LOC106720607 gene encoding integrin alpha-PS3-like, with protein MYLKSLYILTIVINMVFGVLFHEPSSLKIMPSEDIENMAFGFSIGYQKSGKLVIGAPYSDLNGRVYICAIEDILKNNGICEKANIDVERLTVNSTREDYPDRHYCLGASITATDDYFLTCAPFWKSSYDKIQPVVTSSSYGTCFIYNGTAYLYNGPYEQFIKNKINRHSFGNGLGWTSLYDQSNNLILLSKIFDRGYFSYISSEDPLKPSWSIESIGGSAWFQSIVNKFRYVGSALASGTFFYSGINQTLYAFSMRTDDTYGKISFLRYKNQKLYLVPRISIDFEAINTMFGSAMLGADINSDGYTELLVGAPAFYEDDAYETGALYIYTGGDLATIGSRNRTRLIVGNKVGARFGSAIASTDVDGDGFPEVIVSAPYEDLGIGAVYIIYGKELNKKCLKGNDFKETMYLSQFVSTQRIQNVDFKSFGVTLQVINDVDNNGADELAVGCPESSRVIMYRGVPSVGVTVTSHLVGDQVVRIKAKNFTVRVVIDINIHEKPLNITGNLLIENNVVGDGVQIRYDQELKTISLSRNKTKCVIDVDVDISNDEPGTYKFTTSVKLDEAMFQNDAFNPSWVAIYPENPTSSLDIERRCSGESCLPQLNMTLEWSGSKSYKLGSTKSEQVIMHFKNHGNNSYVQTCVYLRISGGRVGRNTCDEQDGTYKCLLPLPIKRNEEHILTIPIDMSSPTNDLNTLVVDVKFYNSSCVMQTEYQETQLVVPLELNAEGIAINGASRDRVVTDSDVMDKTVETCENFQEYAIINNGSILWRRVRAIIKWKKQIFIKEYKIFQTSVTTDCVRQDTSEEVTYVCMLTLEPNSIFKIIPTTIIMENDVEKYRVGNTLNISSSLELYLLPTEEKKEFSLTTVIKYHKELSIGQNKPLIIAIAVIVALLILALVIYILRKIGFFKRNTKKKLIQEKREDELRKSVKRMAPSGANDASTSSGSTGLHNKALESTEIPFKSECSDIEICEEDNLIKTREVEVH; from the exons atgtatttgaaatctttatatatattgactatagtaattaatatgGTTTTTGGAGTGCTTTTTCACGAGCCAtcgtcattaaaaataatgcctTCGGAAGATATAGAAAATATGGCATTTGGATTTTCAATCGGTTATCAAAAATCCGGGAAACTGG TAATCGGTGCACCGTATAGCGATCTGAACGGACGAGTGTATATATGTGCTATtgaagatatattaaaaaacaacggCATCTGTGAAAAAGCTAACATAGACGTGGAAAGACTCACCGTAAACTCTACTAGAG aagatTATCCCGACCGTCATTACTGTCTTGGTGCATCAATTACTGCAACGGACGACTACTTCTTG ACTTGTGCCCCATTTTGGAAGTCATCGTATGATAAAATTCAGCCAGTCGTTACCTCCAGCTCCTATGGTACTTGTTTCATTTACAATGGTACAGCATATCTTTATAATGGACCTTACGAACAATTCATCAAAAACAAGATCAATAGAC ATTCTTTTGGCAATGGACTTGGTTGGACTTCATTGTATGatcaaagtaataatttaatactattatCCAAGATATTTGACAGAGGCTACTTCAGTTATATTTCAAGCGAAGATCCTTTAAAACCTTCATGGTCCATAGAAAGCATTGGTGGTTCTGCCTGGTTCCAAAGTATTGTCAATAAGTTCCGCTATGTTG gGTCTGCTCTGGCATCGGGAACGTTCTTTTATTCTGGTATTAATCAAACATTGTATGCATTTAGTATGCGAACAGATGACACATACGGAAAg aTATCATTTTTGcgatataaaaatcaaaaattgtatttgGTGCCACGCATCAGCATCGATTTTGAAGCGATTAACACAATGTTCGGTTCGGCGATGCTCGGGGCAGATATTAATTCTGACGGATACACGGAGCTACTGGTGGGAGCGCCTGCCTTTTATGAAGACGATGCCTATGAAACAGGCGCCTTGTACATCTACACAGGTGGCGATTTG GCCACTATTGGAAGCAGGAACAGAACGCGGTTAATCGTTGGTAATAAAGTGGGTGCGAGGTTTGGCAGTGCTATCGCTTCGACCGACGTCGACGGAGATGGTTTCCCag AAGTGATTGTGAGTGCTCCATACGAAGACTTAGGTATTGGCGCTGTATACATCATATATGGGAAAGAATTGAACAAGAAATGTCTGAAAGGCAATGACTTTAAGGAAACAATGTACCTCTCGCAGTTCGTGTCGACACAAAGAATTCAGAATGTTGACTTCAAATCTTTTGGAGTCACGCTTCAAGTCATCAATGATGTAGATAACAACGGTGCCGATG AATTGGCTGTGGGATGTCCTGAAAGCTCGCGTGTAATTATGTACCGAGGCGTCCCTTCGGTAGGTGTGACTGTAACTTCACACCTCGTCGGTGATCAg gTGGTTCGCATAAAGGCCAAGAATTTTACGGTCCGAGTGGtgattgatataaatattcatgAAAAGCCACTGAATATCACTGGAA ATTTATTGATTGAAAACAATGTTGTGGGGGATGGTGTACAAATAAGATACGATCAAGAATTGAAGACAATTAGTTTATcacgaaataaaacaaagtgcGTGATTGATGTTGATGTTGATAtc agtaATGATGAACCTGGTACTTATAAGTTTACGACTTCAGTAAAATTAGACGAGGCAATGTTTCAAAATGacg cATTCAATCCGTCATGGGTGGCAATATATCCAGAAAATCCTACGTCATCTCTGGACATTGAGCGGCGATGCTCAGGCGAGAGCTGCTTACCGCAATTAAATATGACACTGGAATGGTCTGgaag TAAATCTTACAAGTTGGGATCTACAAAGTCGGAGCAAGTGataatgcattttaaaaaccACGGCAACAATTCGTACGTGCAGACATGCGTTTATTTGAGGATCAGTGGAGGCCGCGTAGGGAGGAATACTTGCGACGAACAGGACGGAACATATAAGTGCTTACTACCATTACCGATAAAGAGAAATGAAGAG CATATTTTAACAATCCCTATAGATATGAGTAGTCCGACAAATGATTTGAACACTTTAGTGGTCGACGTGAAATTCTACAACAGCAGTTGCGTTATGCAAACCGAATACCAAGAGACGCAGCTAGTCGTACCTTTAGAGTTGAACGCCGAAGGCATTGCTATAAACgg TGCATCACGTGATCGAGTGGTTACCGACAGCGACGTAATGGATAAGACAGTGGAAACTTGTGAAAACTTCCAAGAATATGCg ATTATAAACAATGGCAGCATATTGTGGAGACGTGTTCGTGCTATAATTAAATGGAAgaagcaaatatttattaaagaatataaa aTATTTCAAACTTCCGTAACGACGGACTGTGTCAGACAAGACACGAGTGAGGAAGTGACATACGTGTGTATGCTAACCTTAGAACCGAATTccatattcaaaataattccaACTACAATTATAATGGAAAACGACGTTg aGAAATATCGAGTTGGAAACACGCTCAACATATCTTCAAGTCTAGAGTTATATTTGCTTCCCACAGAAGAAAAGAAAGAGTTTTC ATTAACTACAGTTATAAAGTACCACAAGGAGCTATCAATTGGACAAAATAAGccattaataatagcaatagCGGTTATAGTggctttattaatattagctCTAGTCATTTATATTCTACGTAAG ATTGGCTTCTTTAAAAGAAacacaaaaaagaaattaatacaaGAGAAGAGGGAAGATGAATTAAGGAAAAGTGTg AAACGAATGGCGCCTTCTGGAGCAAACGATGCCAGTACGAGCTCGGGTAGCACAGGACTTCATAAT AAAGCCTTAGAATCTACAGAAATACCATTCAAGTCAGAATGCTCAGATATAGAAATTTGTGAAGAAGACAACCTCATCAAGACACGGGAAGTTGAAGTTCATtag